The window ATGGTGATTGTAATCAATTTTCAATTGCTGAGGTGAAAGCTTTTGTCGCAGCAGAGTCAGGGAAAATTGTTCGATAAACTAATAGAAATAGGGAGCGATTAAGCAATGAAAATGGAAACAAGGTACACACACAGTCCAGAGGACATTCGTCATTATTCAACAGAAGAATTAAGAAGAGAGTTTTTAGTTGAAAAAATCTTTACACCGGGTGAAGTTCAGTTAACGTATACTCACAATGACCGTATGATTTTTGGTGGGGTAACGCCAACAGATCAACCACTATCCATTGAATTATCAACAGAATTAGGCGTAACTTATTTCTTAGAAAGACGCGAATTAGGTGTGATTAACATTGGTGGACCAGGAGCAATCCAAATAGAAGGTGTGACTGAGTCAATGAAAAAACAAGACGGCTACTATATTGGTAAAGAAACAAAGGACATTCAGTTTACATCAGAAGATCCTAAAAATCCTGCCAAATTCTACTGTGTTTCAGTACCCGCTCATCATAAATACCCAAATGTAAAAATTAGTATTGATTCAATTACACCGATGGAAACAGGCGAGTCAGGTACACTAAACAAACGTAAAATCTATCAATATGTTCATCCTAATGTTTGTGAAAGTTGTCAATTACAAATGGGCTACACTGTTTTAGAGCCAGGTAGCTCTTGGAACACAATGCCTTGTCATACACATGAACGCCGTATGGAGACGTATTTATACTTTGATATGAAACCTGAAACACGTGTGTTCCACTTTATGGGCAAACCAGATGAAACTAAACATCTAGTGATTGGAAATGAACAAGGAGCAATCTCACCTAGTTGGTCAATCCATACAGGCGTTGCGACAAGCGATTATACTTTTATTTGGGCAATGTGTGGCGAGAATATCACGTATGATGATATGGATATGGTACCAATGAGTGAATTAAAATAAGCAACTAGTATTAGTGAATGAAAATAAAAATAACATTATATAGGAGGAATTGGAATGAGTTTAGATAGTTTTAAAATGAATCTTTTTAGTCTTGAAGGGAAAGCAGCAATCGTAACAGGTGGGAATACTGGTTTAGGACAAGGGTATGCAGTGGCATTAGCAGAAGCTGGAGCAGACTTATTTATTCCAACATTTGATAATAATTGGGATGAAACACGAGCGTTAATCGAAAGTAAAGGTCGCCGTGCTGAATTTATTCAATTAGATTTAACAAAAGAAGATTCGCCTAAAAAAGTTGTGGATGCCTGTTTAGCAGCTTATGGTAAAATTGATATCTTAATCAACAATGCTGGAACAATTCGTCGTGCACCGTTATTGGAATACAAAGCGGAAGACTGGAATGCCGTAATGAATATTAATCTAAATGCGGTTTATTTCTTAAGTCAAGAAGTTGCTAAAGTTATGGTAAAACAAGAAAGTGGAAAAATCATCAATATTGCCTCAATGCTTTCATTCCAAGGTGGAAAATTCGTACCGCCTTATACAGCTAGTAAACATGGGGTTGCTGGGATTACGAAAGCATTTGCGAATGAATTAAGTGTGCATAATGTTCAAGT is drawn from Carnobacterium gallinarum DSM 4847 and contains these coding sequences:
- the kduI gene encoding 5-dehydro-4-deoxy-D-glucuronate isomerase, which translates into the protein METRYTHSPEDIRHYSTEELRREFLVEKIFTPGEVQLTYTHNDRMIFGGVTPTDQPLSIELSTELGVTYFLERRELGVINIGGPGAIQIEGVTESMKKQDGYYIGKETKDIQFTSEDPKNPAKFYCVSVPAHHKYPNVKISIDSITPMETGESGTLNKRKIYQYVHPNVCESCQLQMGYTVLEPGSSWNTMPCHTHERRMETYLYFDMKPETRVFHFMGKPDETKHLVIGNEQGAISPSWSIHTGVATSDYTFIWAMCGENITYDDMDMVPMSELK
- the kduD gene encoding 2-dehydro-3-deoxy-D-gluconate 5-dehydrogenase KduD, whose product is MSLDSFKMNLFSLEGKAAIVTGGNTGLGQGYAVALAEAGADLFIPTFDNNWDETRALIESKGRRAEFIQLDLTKEDSPKKVVDACLAAYGKIDILINNAGTIRRAPLLEYKAEDWNAVMNINLNAVYFLSQEVAKVMVKQESGKIINIASMLSFQGGKFVPPYTASKHGVAGITKAFANELSVHNVQVNAIAPGYIKTANTEPIRQDPARNKEILDRIPAGRWADPEDLMGTAVFLASKASDYVTGHILAVDGGWLVR